A single genomic interval of Armigeres subalbatus isolate Guangzhou_Male chromosome 1, GZ_Asu_2, whole genome shotgun sequence harbors:
- the LOC134208386 gene encoding uncharacterized protein LOC134208386 produces the protein MKVVRFLLLGVLVAATCANPAVDNGSPINHVLPTAASKTALEESFVKRLGTKCTQKDNSSCVMLKLVNYMNRILKKSSIALGDSVELTQTRTDDTMADDPEELSVLSRSASSDDHKLSVIVADKIWRFIQSRSVKWKAFRVADVVVASGEGGKLNFGVSLDTRKLLEEGRGRMKNYHHILMAFVMKAGIVGALVLKGIALLVGKALLVSKLALLLASVIGIKKLLHKKHVTYEVVAHPPEHHHHLDTYSSGWARAIDGFVDSFAKGLENNLVMKDSDEMAYGAQRQQ, from the exons ATGAAAGTGGTACGATTTCTCCTGCTTGGCGTGCTGGTAGCAGCCACTTGTGCGAACCCCGCCGTGGATAATGGCAGTCCCATCAATCATGTG TTACCGACTGCGGCCAGCAAAACAGCCCTGGAGGAATCCTTTGTGAAACGGTTGGGCACCAAGTGTACGCAAAAGGATAACAGCTCCTGTGTGATGCTGAAGTTGGTGAACTACATGAATCGGATACTGAAAAAGTCCAGCATTGCGCTAGGCGATAGCGTGGAGCTGACGCAAACCAG AACTGACGACACCATGGCGGACGACCCGGAGGAATTGTCCGTCCTGAGCCGCTCGGCCAGCTCGGACGACCACAAGCTGAGCGTCATTGTGGCGGACAAAATCTGGCGCTTCATCCAGAGTCGCAGCGTCAAGTGGAAGGCCTTTCGGGTGGCAGATGTGGTCGTCGCATCCGGCGAAGGTGGTAAACTGAACTTTGGCGTATCGCTCGACACGAGGAAACTGCTGGAGGAGGGCCGAGGCAGGATGAAAAACTATCACCATATCCTGATGGCGTTCGTCATGAAGGCTGGCATCGTGGGCGCACTGGTGCTGAAAGGAATCGCGCTGCTCGTCGGCAAAGCGCTGTTGGTGAGCAAGTTGGCCCTGCTGCTGGCCAGTGTGATTGGCATCAAGAAGCTGCTCCACAAGAAGCACGTAACGTACGAGGTGGTGGCCCATCCACCCGAGCACCATCACCATCTGGACACGTACAGCTCGGGATGGGCTCGGGCCATCGATGGGTTCGTCGATTCGTTCGCCAAAGGGTTGGAAAACAATTTGGTTATGAAGGATTCGGACGAAATGGCATATGGCGCACAAAGGCAACAATGA